GCCGAGCAGGCGAGCGAGCGGAACGTGAATGGCGCGCACGGCAGGGCGCCTCGGCCGCTGGGGTAGCAGTTGGGGCTCTACAAGTCAACAACGATTTCTCAGCAGACACTCACAGAAAATCCTGGGGGCTCCCGTTGCATCAGGGCAAGGGCTGGGGATACTGGCTCAACGAGGTGTGGCATGATGGGCAGTGGAAACTGGAAGGACAGGCTTTGGTGGACTGGGTGGTGGAGCAGGTAGTTGTTATTGATGAGATATGACTTTTCTGCCTTGCAGCATCTGCCTGTTATACATCTGATGGGCGTTGGATTGTTTTGTTGGCATGGGCATGGGCATGGGTACATAAAAGGAAGTTGGGCCAGATTAATTGACGACGTGATGACTACTCTTACCTGGATACCTTTTATTTGCTCCTGACTGAATGAACAATGGAAGTTCGATTTTTCTAGTTCACCACTCTATCACTTCTAAACCACGCTGCAATTAACCGAGACCGACAGCTAGCAAGTgttcttctcgtcgtcctcacCCGCcgccctcttcttcgcctcctccttcaatTTCGCATCGTCGGCTCTATTCAACTCAACCTGCGGCATCAGCGCAAACGCTAAACAGAACGCAAATGCCGCCAATGCGCCCCCGATTACGAAAATAATCCTGAAGCCACGCTTATACGCTGGGATGACCAAAGCACGAACACGCTCCGCTTCGGCCACGGACAGACCAGAGAGATAATTCTGCGGACTGGACAGGAAGGATCTTGTTTCCGAAACCGTTAATCCGAGactcgagatcgaggaggagaggatgtTGTTTCTGCATATGTTAGTGGCGGTTACGCTGGTGGATGCGCGGGCATGACATGGCATCTTACATGATTGTTCCGGCGACAGCTAGGCCGAGTGTGCCGCCTAGGTTTCTGACGAAGCTGTGCAGAGTTAGTGTGGCTGTTCTTGGCTATAAGTGGGAAAGGAGGACATGCTTTCGGAACGAGGTTACCACGGCCATGTCGCGGCGGTCGACGCCGGCTTGGATTGCGATCAGGGCACTATGAGGGTAATTAGTGAGGCAGTGGCGATTGGGGGGAGGTGCAGGGCGAGCGTACGGCTGCAGGGTGTTGCCCACACCGACACCAGTCAATATCCCATAGCCGATCTGCTTCCCCAAACCAGATGACTGGTCCAACGTCGAGAATAGACCGAGTCCGACAGCCCAGATCGTCCAGCCGAAGAGGATGCATTCCCTGTACCGGCCGATCCAGTGGACGACGAGTCCGGAGGCGGTACTACTGGCGGCTACCATCTATCAGCCCGTGTCTGTCTGCAAGGGGAGGAGAGGACATACTCTGCAACAGTGTGATGGGCAGCAACATGGCGCCGGCCTTGACGGTCGAGTACCCAAAGACCAGCTGGTAGAAGGTCGGGATATAGTACACCTGCACCAGGAAATTCCATCCATTGATAAACATGGTCAGACACGCGCCGTTGACGATCCGCGAGCGGAAGATATGCATCGGGACCAGTGGAAACGCGGCCCCTTTCCACTGCCACAGCACGAACGCCACGCAGACGGCCACGCCCACGACGAGGGTAGCAATCACATGCGCCGAGTCCCAGGCGTACTCGCCTCCACCCCAGTTCAGGCCCAGCAGCAGTACAGCCGTCCCGCTGAGTGCCAGCGCCGCGCCGACAAAATCCACCGCCGCCAGCTTCACCTTCCACGAGCCCGTGACCTTGCGCAGGggcatgaagaagaacacGCACAGCGTCGTGAGCACGGTGAGTGGGAGATTGAGCCGGAAGATCCACCGCCACGACTCCTTCTCGATCGATGCGGATGCGAGCGCGCCTCCGATCACGGGCCCGATGCCGTTCGCGATCGCGACCACTGCGCCGAGAATACCCTGATATTTACCTCTTTCGCGCAGCGGGACCACGTCGCTGACGATCATCTGGGCGACGGTCATAaggccgccgccgccgatgCCAGTGAAGGcgcggaagatgatgagctgGGTGGCTGTTTGGGCGAGGGAGGCGGCCAGcgagccgaagaagaagatggcgaggcCGGCGAAGAGGACGTATTTGCGGGACCAGATGTCGGAGAGGCGGCCGTAGAGCAGTTGGAAGCAGGTGGATGTACTGGCTTGTCAGCAGCACGCAGGACTTGATGATGCGAGGATTTTGACGTACACAAAATAGGCGCCGGAGATCCAGGACGTCTGGTTGCTGGCGTTCAGGGCGTTGCCGACGATGGACAAACTGGCCGCGAGGGTCGTCTGGTCCATCAAGGCGACAAGATCGACCGTTGAGCATGCCAGGAAGATCTGCTTGTCTCAATTCTCTGGCTCACATTGTGGTGATGCTAACTCACTGTGATGATGGTACTCTTCGGGACATAGTTTGTCTGCTCGTTGAAGACATGTTGCCCTTCGGTCTTTGTCTCTGTACCTTCTGTCACCTCTACAATTGTTCCAGAGGAGCTCGACGGGCTTGACTCCTGTCGTTGACTGATCAGCGGGTCTGGCATCGTGCTTTGCTAGTTGCTACGTCTCTAATCAACCAGGAAGCTAATCTTTGACGGCTACAGCGGGAATAGGAATTGGGTTTTAAAGTTGGAATGCACCACGAGGTCGACGGCGCTCTGACTCGTCCACTGCAGAGCCCAAGGACCTGATTATTGCCCAAGTACCCGTGGGTCATTCCCTTTGGTGAGGAAATGCAACTCTCGTCATTGATGATAATGCACAGCGGGTCTAGACGGACGATCTGCAGCATCCAAACGCCATCTCGCACTAAACAGGAAAATGTGCGCAAAAACACTCACCAAGGTCCCCGTGCGTGTCTTTGATCATTACTCTATTTGAATAGTAGGAAGGTTAATCCGGCTGCAGAAACACCGTGCACAGTTGATTTATTGTGTTCTTTGGAGTCAATTGCCGTCTCAAATCTTCAGGACCTTGGAGGTGCCAACACCCCATGAATGGGTCTGTTGTCTACTCTACACTACAAATCATGGGAGTTGACATTGAATAGTGTCGTGGAATCCCTGTCAATCATTTGTCTACAGCCTCCAGGTACTCATTCTCGGTCTATCAAGGTAATTGTTGGCGAACATCCGCCTCCAAGGTAGTCTGGGCTTTCCCCAAGGAAGAAACCTGGAAGAGATCAGCCTGGCGTTTCAGAAAATAGCTCATTACAAAGAGGAATCTTCTCAGGACGGATCGCTTCCTTCTGGCCGCAGTGATGCTCGGCTGGCGGGTCATTCTACTGTCGGGCATATGACATTCTGTCACTACAGAAGGGGTCTGCCGTATAAAGCCGGGGCCTATGCGTCGGCGTCTGCGTCTTATGCTTTTCTTAGCGGTCACCTTCGTTGTCAGTAGCAAACGATGGCTGCAAACGAGTTGAACGTGTACCGGGGTCCTGATGCCCTCAGGAAGTACTTTGACCCCGACTGTCAGCCTCCCCTTCCCCTGGTGGAGGTTCCAGAGTACCTAAATCCCTACCATCCGGATGGCGTGCGCATCTACGCCAAAATGATGTCGATGCATCCGGCCAACAATGTCAAGGCAATGCCTGGTAAGAGTTCCCTTCAAGACCACGATAGCTACCGACTAACGCCACCGCAGCATTGAACATGCTCGAGAAGAAAGTCGTCCCCGGCAAAACCAAGACCATCATCGAGTATAGTTCCGGGTCAACGGTAATCTCCATGTCGATGATCGCCCGCATCATGCACGGCATCCACGACACACGAGCCTTCCTAAGCAACAAGACCAGTGACGCCAAGTTAAAACTCATGCAGTTCTTCGGACTGGATATCACCCTGTTCGGCGGGCCAAGTCAGCCTGAACCGTTTGACGACCGCGGCGGGATTCAGCGGGCCCGGAAGATGGGTCTGGAGTCCGACGAGATCCTCAACCCCAACCAGTACGAGAACAATGACAACTGGGGCGCGCATGTGCGCTGGACGGGCCCGCAGATTCTCAAGCAGCTTCCGGAGATCAATGTGCTGTGCGCCGGAATGGGTACGTCGGGCACCATGACCGGGCTGGGGATGTTCTTCAAGGAGAACAAGCCGTCGGTGTTGCGGCTGGGGGTGTGCACGGCGGCTGGGGACCGCGTGCCGGGCCCGCGGTCGTTGGCGCTCCTGAAACCAGTCGAGTTTCCTTGGAGAGAGGCGGTTGATGCCATCGAGGAAGTCAATTCGTATGATTCCTTCTCGTTGTCGCTGGATCTGTGCCGCGAGGGGATCGTCTGTGGCCCGTCGTCGGGATTCAATCTACAGGGATTGTTTCAGCTGCTGGGGAAACGCAAGCAGGCCGGGACGCTGGCTGAGCTAGCAGGGCCGGATGGCTTGATCCATTGTGTTTTTATCTGCTGCGACCTGCCCTACCAGTACATTGGCGAGTACTTTTCCAAactgggagaggagaaattCCATCCCATCAAGAACCAGGTAAGTTCGGCTGGTGCGCATCTTCTGATTAACGCCATCATACTGACTCCCGCAGAATCTCAGCGCAGTCGACATCTACCGCTACGACGAGAGCTGGGAACGAAGCCCCATCGTCCTCTTCACGCATTTCTACGAGACCCCCCGCTCGCTCTCGGACAGTCTTCTGCGAAACATCGAGCTCAGGCCACTTTGCTGCGTGCTTGACCTGAGAACGGCAGCGGATTACTCCACCTGGCATTTGCCGGGATCCGTCAACATCCCCCTTCGCAGCCTGGACTCGCATACTCCAAAGCCATTCGCAGACCCCGGCGTGCTGGAAGCCCAATGGCTAGAACTCGAGACCCTCTTCAAGACAGAAGAGGCTCTGAGCAAGCTCCGTGGTCAGCATGTCTTGGTCATTTGCTATCATGGTGATACGGCCCGGGTAGCGACCAGCGTTCTGCGAGCCAAGGGCATCGAGGCCGACAGTCTGagaggaggatatcaagcTCTGAGGGATCATGGGCTGTGGGGAGAGAACGAAGTGAGCACCTGCACTGCCAATGGCACTAGAACTGGCAGTGAACATATGACGTCGACGATTTCCCTTGAGAGTGTCCCATTGCAAGTGggttgatgatatctgttGGTATATGTTATGTTACGTTTCGTAGTATAGCTATGACTAGTGTTACGAGATTATGCCATCATGCTTCatccctttcttttttttcttttttctttttttttttttttttttttttattttcttatTTTCTTCGATATTTCCGTTTTCCCTCTAAGTTTAAGGTTGATCCATCCGTGGTCTCTCTTGTCTGCAACCAACGCACGGATCCAGCGCAAATCTGCTCAAAAGTCAATAGGCCAAtatagaaaagaaatagattaATATCAACTGAAGGACGGAcggtaaaaaaaaaaggaaagatggtCCACCCTCGACGCTAACAGGCTGGAAATGTGCTCAATTGTGAGCATGGCTGCAGCCAATCAGCgatcagcatctgcagcCCTGAAGCATTCAAAGATACTACGTAGGTCATGGAAGCTACTTGACGGAGTACCTGACTCTTATATCTAACTCTAGTATGGTCCAGGTAGTATACTAGGGGATGGCATGACTCTGATCAGCTGTTAGCGTTTCTTCTGTCCTGGCAGGAGCCTGCAGAGTTTGTTCTCCTCTGTTTAATCCCAACCAAGTCAGATCATCTATCTCCATCTCAACTGACACAGAACAGATCAGGTTACCACGACTGCAGGATCTGCTGTCGGGATCGTCTTTAACTCCCAAGATGATGGACATGTCTGACGATGCAGGCTCCGGCCTCCCATGGCTAGACCAGCCTGTGATGCTTCATTCTTCCCGGAAAGACACCTGCAAATTGA
The Aspergillus fumigatus Af293 chromosome 4, whole genome shotgun sequence DNA segment above includes these coding regions:
- a CDS encoding MDR family MFS transporter, encoding MPDPLISQRQESSPSSSSGTIVEVTEGTETKTEGQHVFNEQTNYVPKSTIITTTLAASLSIVGNALNASNQTSWISGAYFVTSTCFQLLYGRLSDIWSRKYVLFAGLAIFFFGSLAASLAQTATQLIIFRAFTGIGGGGLMTVAQMIVSDVVPLRERGKYQGILGAVVAIANGIGPVIGGALASASIEKESWRWIFRLNLPLTVLTTLCVFFFMPLRKVTGSWKVKLAAVDFVGAALALSGTAVLLLGLNWGGGEYAWDSAHVIATLVVGVAVCVAFVLWQWKGAAFPLVPMHIFRSRIVNGACLTMFINGWNFLVQVYYIPTFYQLVFGYSTVKAGAMLLPITLLQTASSTASGLVVHWIGRYRECILFGWTIWAVGLGLFSTLDQSSGLGKQIGYGILTGVGVGNTLQPALIAIQAGVDRRDMAVVTSFRNFVRNLGGTLGLAVAGTIINNILSSSISSLGLTVSETRSFLSSPQNYLSGLSVAEAERVRALVIPAYKRGFRIIFVIGGALAAFAFCLAFALMPQVELNRADDAKLKEEAKKRAAGEDDEKNTC
- a CDS encoding putative cysteine synthase B → MAANELNVYRGPDALRKYFDPDCQPPLPLVEVPEYLNPYHPDGVRIYAKMMSMHPANNVKAMPALNMLEKKVVPGKTKTIIEYSSGSTVISMSMIARIMHGIHDTRAFLSNKTSDAKLKLMQFFGLDITLFGGPSQPEPFDDRGGIQRARKMGLESDEILNPNQYENNDNWGAHVRWTGPQILKQLPEINVLCAGMGTSGTMTGLGMFFKENKPSVLRLGVCTAAGDRVPGPRSLALLKPVEFPWREAVDAIEEVNSYDSFSLSLDLCREGIVCGPSSGFNLQGLFQLLGKRKQAGTLAELAGPDGLIHCVFICCDLPYQYIGEYFSKLGEEKFHPIKNQNLSAVDIYRYDESWERSPIVLFTHFYETPRSLSDSLLRNIELRPLCCVLDLRTAADYSTWHLPGSVNIPLRSLDSHTPKPFADPGVLEAQWLELETLFKTEEALSKLRGQHVLVICYHGDTARVATSVLRAKGIEADSLRGGYQALRDHGLWGENEVSTCTANGTRTGSEHMTSTISLESVPLQVG